In Sphingomonas sp. R1, a single genomic region encodes these proteins:
- a CDS encoding response regulator: protein MSEVPHLLLVDDERSIREPLAQYLTKQGFRITQAGDAESARARLNAYAIDLVVLDIMMPGEDGLSLCRHIRETSETPVILLTARSEETDRIVGLEMGADDYVVKPFSPRELSARIKVVLRRWSAGGAKQHAPETGSFAFAGWVLRTGERTLVDREGVSVPLSTGEYNLLHALVTRPRQVLTRDQLLDLTQGREAAAFDRAIDNQVSRLRKKIEPDAKNPTIIKTVWGGGYTLAAEVTRL from the coding sequence ATGTCCGAGGTTCCCCATCTGCTGCTGGTCGACGACGAACGCTCGATCCGCGAGCCGCTTGCCCAATATCTGACCAAGCAGGGCTTCCGCATCACCCAAGCCGGCGATGCGGAGAGCGCGCGGGCACGGCTCAACGCGTATGCGATCGATCTGGTCGTGCTCGACATCATGATGCCGGGCGAGGACGGGCTGAGCCTGTGCCGCCACATCCGCGAAACCAGCGAGACGCCGGTGATCCTGCTGACCGCGCGCAGCGAGGAGACGGATCGCATCGTCGGCCTGGAAATGGGCGCCGACGATTATGTGGTGAAGCCGTTCAGCCCGCGCGAACTTTCCGCCCGCATCAAGGTGGTGCTGCGCCGGTGGTCGGCGGGCGGCGCCAAGCAGCATGCGCCCGAGACCGGGTCTTTCGCCTTTGCCGGCTGGGTGCTTCGCACCGGCGAGCGCACGCTGGTGGATCGCGAGGGCGTGTCGGTACCGCTGTCGACCGGTGAATATAATCTGCTCCACGCGCTGGTGACACGACCGCGCCAGGTGCTCACTCGGGACCAGTTGCTCGATCTTACCCAGGGACGCGAGGCCGCCGCCTTCGATCGGGCGATCGACAACCAGGTGAGCCGGCTGCGCAAGAAGATCGAGCCCGACGCCAAGAACCCCACCATCATCAAGACCGTGTGGGGCGGCGGGTACACGCTGGCGGCCGAGGTCACCCGGCTTTGA
- a CDS encoding TonB-dependent receptor has translation MRLRLMSACAVPALVMALAAPAYAQEAATPSQDTAERSAQSDNEIIVTAQGRAQALADVPLAVSAVSSETLQQTGANDIRALNQVAPSLLVSSTGSEANGSARIRGIGTVGDNPGLESSVAVFIDGVYRSRSGIGLSELGDLERIEVLRGPQGTLFGRNASAGLINIVSKMPEANFSVGGEATYGNYNALRLQGYVNVPLSAHLSGRLDGVYMKRDGFYTDVTNKRDVNNRDRYFVRGQLLFEPSSDVRVRVIGDYTHRNEECCGATYVTSTINPYIGNLNDPASNNIVRVLRDLGQPMAAFSDPYSRNLYVSSGRSYGGITEDWGGSVQVDWNLGDVKLTSITGYRNYFASQGADTDYSAVDILYRAPNANSSRAFETFSQELRLNGTAFGEKLDWLVGGYYANEDLTLVDNLRFGSQYGRFATCRIVSGGGLAALYSPTSAGCLAARPALFGAASPLIYAGFDRLDGINDRGTTRDLFKQNSRNWALFTHNIFHVTTGLDLTVGLRYTNERKRLNATFGNDNTACVANQSSLLPLRSVASLTGVVDAIIGLSCQGNSTSELNGVSIRDTRKEDQFTGTAILSYKPTDDLLLYGSYSRGYKAGGFNLDKSALKAPIVTFASVGGAQALTSALQFAPETNDAFEIGLKYSTRKFSLNVSAFRQQFKNFQLNTFNGTVFLVQNINGCTAGLDGGDRDQSKFTTASNYNAAAATTGACSASNTSYGVVSQGVELEASLVPARDFRVGLGLTYADTHYRNQLVGSDTGAPLDQALRLLPGQQLSNAPKVVTTASVAWTPQLGNSGLSGLIYFDTRMTSDYNTGSDLFPQKIQDGYALVNGRIGIRGKDERWAIELWAQNLLNQNYTQVVFNSPFQEGATGAPFTDPQYPGGRQLFSAYLAEPRTYGITLRTRF, from the coding sequence ATGCGGCTACGCCTTATGTCGGCCTGTGCAGTGCCGGCACTCGTCATGGCGCTCGCAGCGCCAGCCTATGCCCAGGAAGCGGCAACACCTTCCCAGGATACCGCCGAACGCTCGGCCCAATCGGACAATGAGATCATCGTCACCGCGCAGGGCCGCGCCCAGGCGCTGGCCGACGTGCCGCTGGCCGTGTCGGCGGTAAGCTCGGAGACGCTGCAGCAGACCGGCGCCAACGATATTCGCGCGCTCAACCAGGTGGCGCCGTCGCTCCTTGTCTCGTCGACGGGCAGCGAGGCCAACGGCTCGGCGCGAATCCGCGGTATCGGTACGGTCGGTGACAATCCGGGCCTGGAGAGCTCGGTGGCGGTGTTCATCGACGGCGTCTATCGGTCGCGCTCGGGTATCGGCCTGAGCGAGCTGGGCGATCTGGAACGTATCGAGGTGCTGCGCGGGCCGCAGGGAACGCTGTTCGGGCGCAATGCCTCGGCCGGCCTCATCAACATCGTCTCCAAGATGCCCGAGGCCAATTTCTCGGTCGGCGGCGAGGCCACCTACGGCAACTACAACGCGCTTCGCCTGCAGGGCTATGTCAACGTGCCGCTGAGCGCGCATCTCTCCGGGCGCCTCGACGGCGTCTACATGAAGCGCGACGGCTTCTACACGGACGTGACGAACAAGCGCGACGTGAACAATCGCGACCGCTATTTTGTGCGGGGCCAGCTGCTGTTCGAGCCGTCGAGCGACGTTCGCGTCCGGGTGATCGGCGACTATACCCACCGCAACGAGGAATGCTGCGGCGCGACCTACGTCACCTCCACGATCAACCCCTATATCGGCAATCTCAACGATCCTGCCTCGAACAACATCGTCCGGGTGCTGCGCGACCTCGGCCAGCCGATGGCGGCGTTCAGCGATCCCTATAGCCGCAATCTCTATGTCTCGAGCGGCCGCAGCTATGGCGGCATCACTGAGGATTGGGGCGGGTCGGTCCAGGTCGACTGGAATTTGGGCGACGTGAAGCTCACCTCGATTACCGGCTATCGCAACTATTTCGCGAGCCAGGGTGCGGATACCGATTACAGCGCGGTCGACATCCTGTACCGCGCCCCGAACGCCAATTCGTCGCGCGCGTTCGAGACGTTCAGCCAGGAGCTGCGACTGAACGGTACCGCCTTTGGCGAGAAGCTGGACTGGCTGGTCGGCGGCTATTACGCCAATGAAGACCTCACCCTGGTCGATAACCTGCGGTTTGGCAGCCAATATGGCCGTTTCGCGACCTGTCGCATCGTTTCGGGCGGTGGCCTCGCCGCGCTCTACAGCCCGACGTCGGCGGGATGCCTTGCCGCCCGCCCCGCGCTGTTTGGCGCCGCCTCGCCTCTGATCTACGCCGGGTTCGACCGGCTGGACGGCATCAACGATCGCGGCACCACGCGCGATCTGTTCAAGCAGAACAGCCGCAACTGGGCGCTGTTCACCCACAACATCTTCCACGTCACCACGGGCTTGGACCTCACCGTCGGCCTTCGGTACACCAACGAGCGCAAGCGACTGAACGCCACCTTCGGCAATGACAACACGGCCTGCGTCGCCAACCAGTCGTCGCTGCTGCCGCTGCGCTCCGTCGCATCGCTGACCGGCGTCGTTGACGCGATCATCGGCCTGTCCTGCCAGGGCAACTCCACCTCGGAGCTGAACGGCGTTTCGATCCGCGACACCCGCAAGGAGGACCAGTTCACCGGGACGGCGATCCTTTCCTACAAGCCCACCGACGACCTGCTGCTCTACGGCAGCTATTCGCGCGGCTACAAGGCCGGCGGTTTCAACCTCGACAAGTCGGCGCTCAAGGCGCCCATCGTCACCTTCGCCTCGGTCGGCGGGGCACAGGCATTGACCAGCGCGCTGCAATTCGCGCCCGAAACCAACGATGCCTTCGAAATCGGCCTCAAATACTCAACCCGGAAGTTCAGCCTGAACGTCTCGGCTTTCCGCCAGCAGTTCAAGAACTTCCAGCTGAACACGTTCAACGGCACGGTCTTCCTAGTGCAGAACATCAACGGCTGCACCGCAGGCCTGGACGGCGGCGACCGCGACCAGAGCAAGTTCACCACCGCCAGCAACTATAATGCGGCGGCGGCTACCACCGGCGCCTGCTCGGCGTCGAACACCAGCTACGGCGTGGTATCGCAGGGTGTCGAGCTCGAGGCATCGCTGGTCCCGGCCCGCGACTTCCGCGTCGGCCTGGGTCTCACCTATGCCGACACGCATTACCGCAACCAGCTGGTCGGCAGCGATACCGGTGCCCCGCTCGATCAGGCGCTGCGCCTGCTGCCGGGGCAGCAATTGTCCAATGCGCCCAAGGTCGTGACCACGGCATCCGTGGCGTGGACGCCGCAGCTCGGCAATTCGGGGCTCAGCGGGCTCATCTATTTCGACACCCGCATGACCAGCGACTATAATACCGGATCGGACCTCTTCCCGCAGAAGATTCAGGACGGCTACGCGCTGGTGAACGGCCGAATCGGCATTCGCGGCAAGGACGAGCGCTGGGCGATCGAGCTTTGGGCACAGAACCTGCTCAACCAGAATTATACCCAGGTCGTGTTCAATTCGCCCTTCCAGGAAGGCGCGACCGGCGCGCCCTTCACCGATCCGCAATATCCGGGCGGTCGCCAGCTCTTCTCGGCCTATCTCGCCGAGCCGCGCACCTACGGCATCACGCTGCGCACCCGCTTCTGA
- a CDS encoding MFS transporter — MPFHHRAVPIVLAAVLIDSIGFGVILPVLPRLIVSLSHTSIDDAARIGGWMLAAFAVSQFFAGPILGALGDSIGRRPVLLLSMVAFAIDYLLMAAAPTIGWLFVGRVVAGIAGAVYGPANAVLADVTPPEKRGATFGMMGAAFGIGFILGPAIGGLLASLGPRAPFIAAAGLAAINALWILVLLPETMAPERRRPFRLRDAHVLAAFRPLFEAGNAKPLLAAAFLWQLAHMVYPATWAFFGEIALGWDERMIGWSLAASGICMALVQSFVTGRAIAAWGEERTVVLGMLAGGLAFVAYCLARETWMVFAIIPFAAFQGLAFPSINALLSRMTDPSRQGALQGGMAALSSVALILGPLLLSQALAIGTEHGFRAGNFVIAGLLAFGALLLIEWKVVPRIAPIAS; from the coding sequence ATGCCGTTCCACCATCGTGCCGTGCCGATCGTGCTGGCCGCCGTGCTGATCGATTCGATCGGCTTCGGCGTGATCCTGCCGGTGTTGCCGCGACTGATCGTCAGCCTGTCGCACACCAGCATCGACGATGCCGCGCGCATCGGCGGCTGGATGCTCGCGGCGTTCGCCGTCTCCCAATTCTTTGCCGGACCGATTCTGGGCGCGCTGGGCGACAGCATCGGGCGGCGACCCGTGCTGCTGCTGTCGATGGTAGCCTTTGCGATCGACTATCTGCTGATGGCAGCCGCCCCGACCATCGGCTGGCTGTTCGTCGGGCGTGTTGTCGCCGGCATCGCAGGCGCCGTCTACGGTCCCGCCAATGCCGTGCTTGCCGATGTGACGCCGCCCGAAAAGCGGGGTGCGACCTTTGGCATGATGGGCGCGGCGTTCGGCATCGGCTTTATCCTGGGACCTGCGATCGGCGGGCTGCTCGCAAGCCTTGGACCACGCGCGCCGTTCATCGCCGCGGCCGGGCTCGCCGCGATCAACGCGCTGTGGATCCTGGTGCTGCTGCCCGAGACGATGGCGCCGGAGCGCCGCCGGCCGTTTCGCCTGCGCGACGCCCATGTCCTCGCCGCCTTTCGCCCGCTGTTCGAGGCAGGCAACGCCAAGCCGCTTTTGGCAGCAGCGTTTCTCTGGCAGCTGGCACACATGGTCTATCCCGCAACCTGGGCGTTCTTCGGCGAAATCGCCCTGGGCTGGGACGAACGGATGATCGGGTGGTCCCTTGCTGCCTCGGGCATCTGCATGGCGCTCGTCCAGAGCTTCGTAACCGGCCGCGCGATCGCAGCCTGGGGCGAGGAGCGAACCGTGGTGCTGGGCATGCTTGCCGGCGGTCTCGCCTTTGTTGCCTATTGCCTTGCCCGCGAGACCTGGATGGTCTTCGCGATCATCCCGTTCGCCGCCTTTCAGGGGCTGGCCTTTCCCTCGATCAACGCATTGCTGTCGCGGATGACCGACCCCTCGCGTCAGGGGGCGCTGCAAGGCGGCATGGCGGCACTCAGCAGCGTCGCGCTCATCCTCGGGCCGCTCCTGCTCAGCCAGGCGCTCGCGATCGGCACCGAGCACGGCTTTCGCGCCGGCAATTTCGTGATTGCGGGGCTGCTCGCCTTCGGGGCGCTGCTGCTGATCGAATGGAAGGTCGTGCCGCGGATTGCCCCAATCGCATCCTGA
- a CDS encoding EF-hand domain-containing protein: protein MLKRLTLAALGASLLASTAHAGQEGPRGPRPDPLAMADTNKDGVVTREEMLAGVQARFKEMDANHDGKVTPEEREAFNAAMRARLGGRMRTPKDLTLADEQARATRLFDLVDTNHDGKIDAAERAAAAKRMMGMRRGPGGWRGQDAPPPPPGDMPPPPPPPADGN, encoded by the coding sequence ATGCTGAAACGTCTCACCCTGGCCGCACTCGGGGCCTCGCTGCTCGCGAGCACGGCCCATGCAGGGCAGGAGGGTCCGCGCGGGCCCCGGCCCGATCCGCTCGCCATGGCCGATACCAACAAGGATGGCGTCGTCACCCGCGAGGAAATGCTGGCGGGGGTCCAGGCCCGGTTCAAGGAAATGGACGCCAACCACGACGGCAAGGTCACGCCGGAGGAGCGCGAGGCGTTCAATGCCGCGATGCGCGCCCGCCTGGGCGGTCGCATGCGTACGCCGAAGGACCTGACGCTCGCGGACGAGCAGGCACGGGCCACCCGCCTGTTCGATCTGGTCGATACCAATCACGACGGCAAGATCGACGCTGCCGAGCGCGCCGCCGCCGCCAAGCGGATGATGGGCATGCGTCGCGGCCCGGGCGGCTGGCGCGGGCAGGACGCCCCCCCGCCCCCGCCGGGCGACATGCCGCCGCCTCCCCCTCCTCCGGCCGACGGCAACTGA